One stretch of Oncorhynchus keta strain PuntledgeMale-10-30-2019 chromosome 16, Oket_V2, whole genome shotgun sequence DNA includes these proteins:
- the LOC118395370 gene encoding uncharacterized protein LOC118395370 encodes MVRSVREECSQLSTIQDLKDSGFGRPPPRHGLKLLFWFANECVAFNHHGNMLVKCHPERGDFGFHYFGNFEEILPVLSRDRRESYFEVGNLNTETYSKAEDLPDYVSQDYGLSLGYRLCNKDRIIIRLKQGDVKATYVTEHKENGGRGEFDSERTHLVNPDLIRIIRDPELELATFLDQMGYMGLSIRERLLRAFKKNSDVISWEYDSEPSQPSGRSGSDHNTWDLEQDQTTFQTGLCTRSCKVFSVFAVILMVLLVITVIVLVILGKL; translated from the exons ATGGTGCGGTCTGTCAGAGAAGAATGTAGTCAGCTGAGCACCATACAAGACCTGAAGGACTCTGGCTTCGGCCGTCCTCCCCCCCGACACGGCCTCAAGCTCCTCTTCTGGTTCGCCAACGAGTGCGTGGCGTTCAATCACCACGGCAACATGCTGGTAAAGTGCCACCCTGAGAGAGGCGACTTCGGCTTCCACTACTTTGGCAACTTCGAGGAGATTCTCCCAGTTCTATCACGAGACCGCAGGGAAAGCTACTTCGAGGTGGGAAACCTGAACACAGAGACCTATTCCAAAGCCGAGGACCTACCGGACTACGTGAGCCAGGACTACGGGCTTTCCCTGGGCTACCGCCTATGCAACAAGGACCGCATCATCATCAGGCTGAAGCAGGGGGATGTGAAGGCCACCTATGTCACCGAGCACAAGGAGAACGGCGGCCGGGGAGAGTTTGACTCAGAACGCACCCACCTTGTAAATCCGGATTTGATCCGCATCATCCGGGATCCTGAACTGGAGCTAGCGACATTCCTGGACCAGATGGGCTACATGGGACTGTCTATTCGAGAGCGCCTCCTCAGAGCTTTCAAG AAAAACTCGGATGTCATCTCGTGGGAGTATGACTCTGAACCTTCCCAACCCTCAGGACGATCTGGTTCAGACCATAACACTTGGGATCTGGAGCAGGACCAGACCACCTTCCAGACGGGACTCTGCACCAGATCTTGCAAAGTCTTTAGTGTCTTTGCTGTCATCCTAATGGTTCTCCTGGTCATCACTGTGATTGTTTTGGTCATCTTAGGGAAGTTGTAG
- the LOC118395371 gene encoding CD209 antigen-like protein 2 isoform X1 encodes MEIEEDLYANVEEISVKDCDDLAAGYETLHQSPQAGTRLKHENQNCQPYKLATVSLGLLCLLLLSTVIGLSVLYDDDYNQLSRTQYLLTANHTTELQTSYENLTKEKEQLEKERDQLQISYKSLTKERDQSQTHYNTITRERDQLQRKISEQEKKISEELGCCPDGWRRFGSSCYYLSTESKTWTESRADCIRGGADLVIINSREEQVFLNKMGKDVHFWIGLTDSEMEGFWKWVDGTTSTTTFWRRGEPNNADGEEDCVVFNRFIHLSWDWEMIQSWNDQPCTVSTQWGQIQSSNSELCTRQVPCFNLFNFLDNIKDIF; translated from the exons ATGGAGATAGAAGAGGACCTCTATGCCAATGTAGAGGAGATCAGTGTGAAAGACTGTGATGATCTGGCTGCAGGTTATGAGACTTTACACCAGAGTCCACAGGCTGGAACAA GACTGAAGCATGAGAATCAGAACTGTCAGCCTTACAAGCTGGCTACAGTTTCTCTGGGACTGCTGTGCCTTCTCCTACTAAGCACAGTCATAGGTCTCTCTGTGCTCT ATGACGATGACTACAATCAACTGTCCAGAACTCAGTATCTCCTAACAGCCAACCACACCACAGAGCTTCAGACTAGTTATGAAAACCTGACTAAAGAGAAAGAACagttggagaaggagagagaccagttacagatCAGTTATAAAAGCTTGACTAAAGAAAGAGACCAGTCACAAACTCATTATAACACcataactagagagagagaccagttacaaaGGAAAATTTCAGAGCAGGAGAAAAAGATATCAGAAGAACTGG GATGCTGCCCTGACGGTTGGAGGAGATTCGGATCTAGCTGCTATTACCTTTCAACAGAGAGTAAAACTTGGACTGAGAGCAGAGCAGACTGTATAAGGGGAGGAGCAGACCTGGTGATCATAAACAGCAGAGAGGAACAG GTGTTTCTAAACAAAATGGGAAAAGATGTGCACTTCTGGATTGGTCTGACTGACTCAGAGATGGAAGGTTTCTGGAAATGGGTGGATggaacaacatcaacaacaac GttctggagaagaggagagccAAATAATGCTGATGGGGAGGAGGATTGTGTGGTATTCAACAGGTTTATTCATCTGTCTTGGGACTGGGAAATGATTCAGTCATGGAATGACCAGCCTTGCACAGTGAGTACTCAATGG GGTCAAATCCAATCATCTAACAGTGAACTGTGTACAAGGCAAGTGCCATGCTTCAATTTGTTCAACTTTTTGGATAACATTAAAGACATATTCTGA
- the LOC118395371 gene encoding C-type lectin domain family 6 member A-like isoform X3, with amino-acid sequence MEIEEDLYANVEEISVKDCDDLAAGYETLHQSPQAGTRLKHENQNCQPYKLATVSLGLLCLLLLSTVIGLSVLYDDDYNQLSRTQYLLTANHTTELQTSYENLTKEKEQLEKERDQLQISYKSLTKERDQSQTHYNTITRERDQLQRKISEQEKKISEELGCCPDGWRRFGSSCYYLSTESKTWTESRADCIRGGADLVIINSREEQVFLNKMGKDVHFWIGLTDSEMEGFWKWVDGTTSTTTFWRRGEPNNADGEEDCVVFNRFINLSWDWEMIQSWNDQPCSVSTQWVCESSVITNPSTTGE; translated from the exons ATGGAGATAGAAGAGGACCTCTATGCCAATGTAGAGGAGATCAGTGTGAAAGACTGTGATGATCTGGCTGCAGGTTATGAGACTTTACACCAGAGTCCACAGGCTGGAACAA GACTGAAGCATGAGAATCAGAACTGTCAGCCTTACAAGCTGGCTACAGTTTCTCTGGGACTGCTGTGCCTTCTCCTACTAAGCACAGTCATAGGTCTCTCTGTGCTCT ATGACGATGACTACAATCAACTGTCCAGAACTCAGTATCTCCTAACAGCCAACCACACCACAGAGCTTCAGACTAGTTATGAAAACCTGACTAAAGAGAAAGAACagttggagaaggagagagaccagttacagatCAGTTATAAAAGCTTGACTAAAGAAAGAGACCAGTCACAAACTCATTATAACACcataactagagagagagaccagttacaaaGGAAAATTTCAGAGCAGGAGAAAAAGATATCAGAAGAACTGG GATGCTGCCCTGACGGTTGGAGGAGATTCGGATCTAGCTGCTATTACCTTTCAACAGAGAGTAAAACTTGGACTGAGAGCAGAGCAGACTGTATAAGGGGAGGAGCAGACCTGGTGATCATAAACAGCAGAGAGGAACAG GTGTTTCTAAACAAAATGGGAAAAGATGTGCACTTCTGGATTGGTCTGACTGACTCAGAGATGGAAGGTTTCTGGAAATGGGTGGATggaacaacatcaacaacaac GttctggagaagaggagagccAAATAATGCTGATGGGGAGGAGGATTGTGTGGTATTCAACAGGTTTATTAATCTGTCTTGGGACTGGGAAATGATTCAGTCATGGAATGACCAGCCTTGCTCAGTGAGTACTCAATGGGTATGTGAGAGCAGTGTCATAACAAATCCATCCACAACAGGAGAATAA
- the LOC118395371 gene encoding asialoglycoprotein receptor 1-like isoform X2 has translation MEIEEDLYANVEEISVKDCDDLAAGYETLHQSPQAGTRLKHENQNCQPYKLATVSLGLLCLLLLSTVIGLSVLYDDDYNQLSRTQYLLTANHTTELQTSYENLTKEKEQLEKERDQLQISYKSLTKERDQSQTHYNTITRERDQLQRKISEQEKKISEELGCCPDGWRRFGSSCYYLSTESKTWTESRADCIRGGADLVIINSREEQVFLNKMGKDVHFWIGLTDSEMEGFWKWVDGTTSTTTFWRRGEPNNADGEEDCVVFNRFIHLSWDWEMIQSWNDQPCTGQIQSSNSELCTRQVPCFNLFNFLDNIKDIF, from the exons ATGGAGATAGAAGAGGACCTCTATGCCAATGTAGAGGAGATCAGTGTGAAAGACTGTGATGATCTGGCTGCAGGTTATGAGACTTTACACCAGAGTCCACAGGCTGGAACAA GACTGAAGCATGAGAATCAGAACTGTCAGCCTTACAAGCTGGCTACAGTTTCTCTGGGACTGCTGTGCCTTCTCCTACTAAGCACAGTCATAGGTCTCTCTGTGCTCT ATGACGATGACTACAATCAACTGTCCAGAACTCAGTATCTCCTAACAGCCAACCACACCACAGAGCTTCAGACTAGTTATGAAAACCTGACTAAAGAGAAAGAACagttggagaaggagagagaccagttacagatCAGTTATAAAAGCTTGACTAAAGAAAGAGACCAGTCACAAACTCATTATAACACcataactagagagagagaccagttacaaaGGAAAATTTCAGAGCAGGAGAAAAAGATATCAGAAGAACTGG GATGCTGCCCTGACGGTTGGAGGAGATTCGGATCTAGCTGCTATTACCTTTCAACAGAGAGTAAAACTTGGACTGAGAGCAGAGCAGACTGTATAAGGGGAGGAGCAGACCTGGTGATCATAAACAGCAGAGAGGAACAG GTGTTTCTAAACAAAATGGGAAAAGATGTGCACTTCTGGATTGGTCTGACTGACTCAGAGATGGAAGGTTTCTGGAAATGGGTGGATggaacaacatcaacaacaac GttctggagaagaggagagccAAATAATGCTGATGGGGAGGAGGATTGTGTGGTATTCAACAGGTTTATTCATCTGTCTTGGGACTGGGAAATGATTCAGTCATGGAATGACCAGCCTTGCACA GGTCAAATCCAATCATCTAACAGTGAACTGTGTACAAGGCAAGTGCCATGCTTCAATTTGTTCAACTTTTTGGATAACATTAAAGACATATTCTGA